Below is a window of Caballeronia insecticola DNA.
CGCGTTCAGCATCTTGAGCGCGCCGCTGTCCTGCTTGAGCTGAATCGACGATTCCTTCGCCGCGACCGTCTGGCCGTTCGAGAACGCGCCCGGCTGGCTCACCGCCGTCTTCGTGTTGATCACGACCGAGAGATTGCCGTGCGCGACCGCGCAGTTTTGCAACGTGACCATCTGGTTCATGACGATCGAACCGGTGCGCGCGTTCAGGATCACCTTCGCGGCGGCCTGCGCCGGACGCACGTCGATGTTCTGTAACTGCGCCATGAACGACACCTGCTCGCTCGCGTCCTGCGGCGCGCGCAGTTGAATCGTGCGGCCGTCGAGCGCGAGCGCCGTGCCCATGCCGAACTGATTGTTCACCGCCGCGACGATGCGCTGCGTCGTGTCGAAATCCATCTCGCGCAGTTCCATCTGCATGACGCCGCCTTGCTGCTGCAGCGCCGTCGGCACCGCGCGCTCGACGATCGCGCCCGCCGAAATGCGCCCGACCGCAAGCTGATTGACCTGCACCTTGCTGCCGTTCGCGCTCGCGCCCGCGCCGCCGACGACAAGATTGCCCTGCGCCATTGCGTACACCTGGCCGTCCGCGCCCTTCAGCGGCGACATCAGCAGCGTGCCGCCGCGCAGGCTCTTCGCGTTGCCGAGCGAGGACACCGTCACGTCGATCGCTTCGCCCGGACGCGCGAACGGCGGCAGCGTCGCGGTCACCATCACGGCGGCGACGTTCTTCAACTGCATGTTCTGCGTCGTCGCCGAGTTCACCGTGATGCCGAGATTGCCGAGCATGTTGGTGAGCGATTGCGTCGTGAAAGGCGTTTGCATCGTCTGGTCGCCGGTGCCGTCGAGACCGACGACGAGGCCATAGCCGATCAGCGGATTGTCGCGCACGCCCTGAAACGAGACGAGGTCCTTGAGACGCTCGGCGTGCGCGGGCGGTACCGTGTGGATCGCGACGAGTGCGGCCGCGAGCGAGAAGGAAACGAAACGAAGAAGCGGATTCATGATCAGAACGGCGCGACGTTGAGGAAGAAGCGCTGGAGCCAGCCCATGTTCTGCGCTTCGTCGATATAACCCTTCGCCGAATATTCGATCTTCGCGTCGGCGATTTGCGTGGAGAACACGGTGTTGGTGCCCGAGATGGTCGTCGGATTGACGACGCCCGAGAAGCGCACGTATTCGTTGCCCTGATTGATGAGCATCTGCTTCTCGCCGCTCACCATCAGGTTGCCGTTGGGCAGAACGTCCGTGACGGTCACGGTCAGCGTGCCGCTGAACGTGTTGGCCGCGCTCGCGCCGCCGGTCGCGGTGAACTTGTTGGCGCCGGTGGCCGACAGATTCGTGTTGTTGAACAGGCCGCCGAAGATGCCCGGCACGGTCGGCACGGCGAACGCGGCGTTGCTGCCGCGGTTCGTGTTGGCCGCCGACGACTTCGTCGCGTTGACGTTTTCCGAGATCACGATGGTCAGGATGTCGCCCACGTTGCGCGGACGCTGATCTTCGAACAGCGGCCGGCCCGCATAGCCCGCGTTGTAGATCGCGCCCGGCGAACGCGTGCCGACGGGCGGCTGCGGCGGACGCGCCGACATCGGCTGCTGGACGATCGGCTCTTTCGGCACGAGGCCGCATGCCCCGAGCGCCGCGATGAGCGCGGCGATCGTTGCACGCGAGAGAATTTGAGTAGACGACATCGTGGTGACTCGTATCGAGCGAATAAAGCGTTAAACCTGCATCTGCGAGAGCGTCTGCAACATCTGGTCGGACGTGGTCACGGCCTTGCTGTTGATCTCGTAGGCGCGCTGGGTCTGGATCATGTTGACCAGTTCCTGCACCACGTTCACGTTCGACGCTTCCACATAACCCTGTTGCAGCGAACCCGCGCCGTTCAGACCCGGCTGCGACACGTTCGGCGCGCCGGAGCTGCCCGTCTCGGAGAACAGGTTTTCGCCGCGCGCTTCGAGACCGGCCGGGTTGATGAAGGTCGCAAGCTGAATCGCGCCGACGGTCGTGCTGGTCGACGTGCCCGACTGCACGATCGACACCGTGCCGTCCGAGCCGATGGTGATCGAGGTTGCGTTCTGCGGAATCGTGATCGCCGGGTTCAGTTGATAGCCGCTCGACGTGACGAGCTGGCCCTGCGCGTTGGTCTGGAACGAGCCGTCGCGCGTATAGGCGGTCGTGCCGTCGGGCATCGTCACCTGGAAGAAGCCTTGGCCGTTGATCGCGACGTCCTTCGAATTGCCGGTCTGCTGCAAATTGCCCTGCGTGTAGAGCCGTTCGGTTGCGACCTGCTGCACGCCGGTGCCGAGCTGCACGCCCGAAGCGAGTTCGGTCTGCTGCGTGGAGTTCGCGCCCGGCTGGCGGGTCGTCTGATACAGCAGGTCTTCGAACACCGCGCGCGAGCCCTTGAAGCCGTTCGTGCTCACGTTGGCCAGGTTGTTCGAGATGGTGTCCATCTGCGCCTGTTGCGCATTCATGCCGGTCGCGGCGATGTAAAGAGAGCGATTCATGTGTGTTTCCTGAGTGTCTTGTCTGCGCCGCTTAGGAGAAGTTCAGCAGCTTGTTGGCCGACTGTTCGTTCTGGTCGGCCGATTCCATCAGCTTGGTCTGCATCTGGAACTGCCGGGCGTTGGTGATCATCGAGACCATCGCCGAGACCGGGTTCACGTTGCTGCCTTCGAGCGCGCCACCGGCTACGACGACGCTCGGGTCCGCATCCGCGGGGTCGCCCGTCGCGGTGCGGAAGAGCCCGTCGTCGCCGCGCGAAAGCGACGCCGGATCGGGATTCACGAGCTTCAGCTGATCGACCACCGCGATGGCCGTCGGCGGGTCGCCGGGGATCAGCGCGGAGATCGTGCCGTCGTGGCCGATCGTCACTTCCGCGCCCGGCGGAATCGACAGCGGCCCGCTGTTGCCGAGCACCGGCAGGTTGTTCGCCGTGACGAGCTGGCCGTTCTGATCGACATGCAGGTTGCCGGCGCGCGTGTACGCCTCGCTGCCGTCCGCCGCCTGCACGGACAGCCAGCCGGGGCCCTGGATCGCGACATCGAGCGGATTGCCGGTCTGCTGCACCGGGCCCGCCGAGTAGTCCGCATTCGGCGTCGACGAGAGCACGAAGGTGCGCGTCGTGCCATCGGCGGACTGGTTCTCGAACGACATCGGCACCTGGCGGAACGCCGCGAGCTGCGCCTTGAAACCCGTGGTCGACGTGTTCGCGAGGTTGTTCGCCACGACGGCTTGCTGTTCCAGTGCCTGGCTCGCGCCGGTCATCGCGGTGTAGATCAGACGGTCCATGAATCGCTTCCTTCTTGCCTGCGTGCGGGCGGTGCTTACAGATTGATCAGCGTCTGGTCGACGGTCTGCTGCGTCTTGATCGTCTGCGCGTTCGCCTGATAGTTGCGCTGCGCGGTGATCAGGTTCACGAGTTCGCTCGTCAGATCGACGTTGGAGTTTTCCACCGCGCCGCCCTGCAGCGTGCCGTGGTTGGTCGAGCCCGGCACGGACACTTGCGCGGCGCCCGACGCGGCGGTTTGCGCGTACACGTTGCCGCCCAGGTTCTGCAGGCCGTTCTGGTTGTTGAAGTTGGCGATCGCGATCTGGCCGAGCGCCTTCGTGCCGCCGTTCGAGTAGTTCCCGGTCAGCATGCCGTCGCTGCCCACGGTGAAGCCTGTCAGTTCGCCTGTGGCGAGACCGTCCTGATGCAGGTTCGTGAGGCCGCTCTTCGCGCCGTACTGCGTCGTGCCGGCGAGGTTCAACGTGAGCGACTGCGTGGTGGCGCCGTTGTCCGCGCCGTTCGGGATCGTGAAGGTGAACTGGCCGGTCTTGGGCGAGGTCACGCCGCCCGTCGTGCTCGCGGTCGTCGAGCTGAGATTGCCGGACGCATCGAACGTCACGCCGCCGAGATCCGTGGTCTTCGAGACCGGGTCGCCGTAACCCGCGAAGGCTTCCCAGGAACCGGTGGCCGTCTTCGTGAAGTACACGGACACTTTCTGCGTGCCGCCGAGCGTGTCGAACGCATCCACCGAAGTCGACGCGTTATACGTGTTGCCGTCGTTCGGATCGAAATTGGCGGCGGCCTTGTTGGCGTCTTGCGAGTTCAGGTTGAACGAGGCGGTGATGGTCTTGGTCGCGACCGGCGAGAGATTGGCCGTCGGCACCGACAGCGGCACCGTGCTCGCGCTGTTGACGACGCCGCTCGAATCCGCCGCGTAGCCCATCAGTTGCAGGCCCGACGAGTTGACGATGTTGCCGTTGTCATCGAGATGGAACACGCCGTTGCGCGAATACACGACCGAGCCGTTGTTCGACAGCTGATAGAAACCGTTGCCGTTGATCGCGACGTCGAGCGCCTGGTTGGTCGTCGTGATCGTGCCTTGCGAGAACTGCTGCTGCACTTCCGACAGCCGCGTGCCGATGCCGATCTGGTTGTTGACGGCGGTGGCCATCGAGTTGGCGTACATGTCGGCGAATTGCGCCGAGCCCTGCTTGAAGCCGACGGTGTTCGCGTTCGCGATGTTGTTGCCGATCACGTCGAGGTCGCTCGATGCAGCGCCCAGACCGCTCAGTGCTTGTTGATAGCTCATGGATGTTTCTCCGCGACGAGTCCGCGCTCGCCCTATAAAAGTGGAATCAGAGGATCGACGCGACGCTCGTCAGCGCAACCGTGGAACCGTTCGCGAGCTTGAGACCCGGCGCGCCGCCCGACATCTGCACGACGCTCTGGACCTGCGAGGCTGCAAGCGTCGTCGCCGTGGCTTGCTGGCCGTTGATCGTGCCTTGCGCAGTGATCGTGTAGCTGCCGTCGGGGAGTGCCGTGCCCTTCGAATCGACGGCCTTCCAGCCCGTCACCGGCACGACGCCCGCGCCTTGCGCGCCGAGATCGAGCGTGTTGACGATCTGGCCCGACGCGTTCTTGACCACGATCTGCAGGTCGCTCACGTCGTTCGCGAGTTGCACGCCGAAGCTCGACGCCGTGCCGCTCGCCACCGTCACGCCGTTGCCGGCTGCAAGCACGTTCGAGCCGATCAAGAGCGCGGCCTGCGTCTGCTGGCCGGCGGACAGTTGCGTCGCGAGCGACGACAGCGACGTGTTCAGCTGCCCGATGCCCGTCACCGTGTTGATCTGCGCGAGCTGCGAGGTCATCTGCGAGCTGTCGGCGGGGTTGGTCGGGTCCTGGTTCTTCAACTGCGTCACGAGCAGCGTCAGAAAAGTGTTCTGCAAATCCGACGCCGATTGCGCGCCGGTCGCCGAGCTCGACGAAGCCGACGAACTCGACGATGTGCCGTTCATGGTGTCGAGCAGCGTCTTCGACACCGTGGTGCCGTTGCTGCCGATGGTTGTGCTGGTCGTCACGTGGGGTTCCTTGGGGTTCTGAATCAGGTTCCGATGGTCAGGGTCTTGAGCATCAATTGCTTGGCGGTATTGAGCGTCTCGACGTTCGCCTGATAGGAACGCGACGCGGAAATCATGTTGACCATCTCCTGCACCGGATCGACGTTCGGCAGCGTCACGTAGCCGTCCGCGTTCGCCGCCGGATTGCTCGGGTCGTAGCTGGTTTTCATCGGCGTGGGATCGTCGATGACGCCGGTCACCTGCACGCCGCCGACCTGCTGGCCCGACGCGGTGCGCGCGCCACCGAGCGGATCGACCGCGAACACGACCTGCTTCGCCTTGTACGGCTGGCCGTCGGGGCCGGTCGTGCTGTCCGCGTTGGCGAGATTCGACGCGGTGACGTTCAGGCGCTGCGCCTGGGCCGACATCGCCGAGCCGGCGACGTTGAAGATATTCATCAAAGAGGGCATCGATATTCCTTAACTGTTCGACGTGATCGCCGCGAGCATCGACTTGATCTGCGAACTCAGCACCGTCATGCCGGCCTCGAAGTGCAGCGCGTTGTCCGCGAACTGCACGCGCTCGGCGTCGAGATCGACCGTGTTGCCGTCGAGCGACGGCTGGCTCGGCACGCGATAAGCGAGGCGGCCATAGTCGTCGGTGGAGCCGCCCGATGCGTTGAGCGTCGACGTGCCGGCCATGTGGCCTTTCGCGGTCGTCGCCATCGCGGCGCCCATGCTCACGCTGACCGGCTGCGCCATCGCGAGCGTGCCGCCGTTCGACGCCGAACTCGTGCCGCCCGTCTTCTTCAGCGCGCCCGCGAGCGCGCTCGAAAATTCGACGTCGCGCGCCTTGTAGCCGGGCGTGTCCGCGTTAGCGATATTCGACGACAGCAATTCCTGCCGATAAGCGCGCACGTCGAGCGCCTCACGGCCAAAGGCGAATTCCTTGTCGAGTCTGTCTAGCATTGCGGTTTCTCCTGTCGGCAGTGCCGAGGCCTTTTTGCATGACACGCATCTTAGGAGCCGCGCACAAGAACTAATCCGACGAATAACCGGGAAACGGGGCCTCTATTCGACGCTTGGCTGCTGCAGCCGATATCTAGAATGCGTTTCGTGGTCTGGCGCGGATGGGTTTTCCGCGTTCGGCCGGAATGCAGTGGCCGCGCGGTGTGCGGCCGGTCGAATAGAGACGTCGCGCAGCGCATGCGCGGCGTGAAGGAGAGAAGTAATGAGCAGGTCCGCGAAACGTGCATCGAAGCCTACGGCCCGCGCCGCAGCGACGTTCGCGCGCCGCACGCTGCGCGGACTCGCGGGCGTGTCGTTGTTCATGAGCGTCGCGTCGGGCGCGTATGCGCAGCAGGCCGACGGCCCGATCGTCATTCCGGGCAACGCCGAGACCAATCCCGCCGCCGCAGCCGAGATGGCCAAGAGCCTGAATCAGCCTGTTGCGCGCTCGTCCGCGCCGGTTGCCCCGGTTGCTTCGACTGCGCCGACGCCCGCGCCCGATTACGCGCGCCCGAGCGGTTATCGCGCCGCGACGAAAGCCGCCGACGCCGCCATGCGCAACGCCGCGCTCGCACTCGAAGCCCGCGCCGACGCCGCCGACGATTCCATGAACGGCGCGACGAACGACGCGAACGGCATGATCGTGATTCCGGGTGCGGGCGAGGCGAAGGTTGCGCGGCCGGCTGTTATCGCTACTGCGGCACCCGCGCCGTTGACGAGAGTGCCTGCCGCATCCGCGTCGCGCGACGTGATGCCCGTCGTCGTCACCCGCGACGATGCCATCGCCCGCAATCAGAACGTGAGGCCCGTCGCGGCTGGCGCGGCCGCTCCGGTCGCTGGCGTCGCCAATGCCGCCGCAGCCTCGCCGATGAAGCGCGTCAGCTTCAATCCATCCGCGGCAACGTCCGCAGCACCTTTGCCCCAATCGACGCAAGCGCCCGCCGCGATGCAGGACGGCGAATCGATCCGCGTCGCCGCGCTCGACTTTCTGCGCCAGCAAGCCGCCGGACTGCCAGGCAAAGTGGACATCACCGTCACGCCGGTGTTTCCGCGCGGACTTGCGCCCTGCTCGTCGCTCGATCCGTTCATGCCGACGGGCGCGCGCCTCTGGGGCCGCATGACCGTCGGCGTGCGCTGCGTCGGCGAACGGCCGTGGACGCTTTACGTACAAGCGCGTATCTCGATCAACGCCACTTACTATCTGGCCGCCCGCGCCATCGCGCCGGGCGAGGTCCTGAACCAGGCCGATCTCGTCGCGCGCGACGGCGACATCACCTCCATGCCGCAGGCCATCGTCACCGATCCGTCGCAGGCGGTCGGCGCAGTGGCGCTGTCGCGCGTGCCCGCCGGCCTGCCGCTGCGCACCGACATGCTGCGCGCGGCCAGTTCGGTGTCGATCGGCCAGAACGTGCACGTGATCACCGGCGGCACGGGCTTCACGATTTCGGTCGAAGGTAGCGCGATGAACAACGCCGCGCCCGGCCAGCAAGTGCGTGTAAAAACTGCCGGGGGACAGATCATCACCGGCATCGTGAAGGACAGTCAGACCGTGGAAGTGTCGCTCTGAAGCGGCTTGTGTTCGGCATCCCACGTTTGTTTCATTTTGTTGCAATTGCGCCGAAAGCCCGCCAGACAAGGCTTTGAACGCGATGAGCGCAGCGAACGGCAGTTGGCGGTCCGGTAGCAGGGTAAAGTTTTCAAGCACCCTCGCCGATAAAGGACTCAACACGTTCGGGAATGGACATCGTGAAAATCGAATCGAATAGCAACACCACGCTGGCAGGCCTTCAAGACAACCTGCAACGCGCGTCGCAAAACGACGCAAAAGGTGCCGCGGGCACCGTGCAACAGTCGGGCGCAAACCCGTCGACGAATTCGAAGGTGAGCTTGTCGCCGTTGTCGAGCGACCTGCGCGCATCGAACGGGTCGGACATCGACACGGCGAAAGTCGAGTCGATCAAGGCCGCGATCCGCGACGGCAGCCTGACGATGGACCCGGCCAAGATCGCCGACGGCATTCTGAGCACCGCCCGCGACCTGCTGCAAACGAGAACCCCGCCGACCGGCGGCTGAACGCAGTGACACCGTCCGCGCCTTGGTTTCGAGGCGCGCGCCGGCGAGCAGCGTTCATTGCGCCGGGCGGCTTTTGTGAAACCGCTATTTGAGCGATGCAATGAGAGACGCCCTGCTTGCCACCGTCACGGAAGAAGTCGCCGCTGTTCAGGCCTTCGAATCCCTCCTCGTCGAAGAGGAAAAAGCGTTGATCGCCGCGCAGCCGCTTCCGGCGCTGCCCGGCATCATCGAGAACAAGACCGCGTTGACCGAGCGCATCGCCGCGCTCGAACAGACGCGCGACGCGCAACTCAACGCGCTCGGTTTCCCCGGCGGCCTCGTCGGGATGGAAGCCGCCGCCGCGAACGACGAAGCCATCGCCGCACAATGGGCGCTCCTCACGGCCGCCGCCCGCCGCGCGAAACAAGGCAACAACAACAATGGCGTGCTGATCCGCACGCGCATGGAATACAACCGCAAGACGCTCGCCGCCTTGCAGGTCGCGCCGTCGAAGGCCGGTTTCTACGGCCCGGACGGCCGCGTGCCCGGCGCCTGAGCGCGCCGCACGCTTTATCGAAATAACGGCGCGCGCCTCCCGCAAGGCACGCGCCGCTTTCGTTTCCGACGCTTTCATCGAGCGAATAACCCCCTTTTCTCCAGCCTTATCCGTCGATGGCGACTGGACGCTCTCCGCAATAATTCCTCTCATCGAAAAGCGGCTTTGCGCCGCTCGCCTGTGTGACGCAGAGGAAGGAGTAGGGCCCGGTGGCAGAAGAAAGCGATCTCGAAAAAACCGAATCAGCCACTCCCAAGCGCCTGGAAAAGGCGCGGGAGGAAGGCCAGGTTGCGCGCTCGCGGGAACTCGCCTCCTTCGCGTTGCTGGCGGCGGGATTTTTCGGCGTGTGGGGTTTGTCGGGGCCGATGAGCGAGCACTTGCAGTCGATTCTGCGCGGCGCGTTCACCTTCGATCACGCGATGGTGCTCGACACGCACCAGATGATGATCGGCGCGGCGAAGGCGGGCAAGGAAGGCATGTTCGCGGTGTTGCCGGTGCTGTTGCTCACGTGCTTCGCGGCGCTGGCCGCACCGATGGCGCTCGGCGGCTGGCTCATCACCACGAAGCCGCTCGCGCCGAACTTCGGCCGACTCAATCCGATCAGCGGTCTGGGCAAGATTTTCTCGGTGCAAGGGCCGGTTCAGCTCGGCATGTCGATTCTGAAGACGGTGGTCGTCGGCGGCATGGCGGGCTCGGCGATCTGGAGCCGCAAGGCCGAAGTGCTCGGCCTGCTGACCAAGCCGCTTGCGCTCGCACTCGCCGACGCGATGCATCTGATCTTCGTGTGCTGCGGCATGGCGATCGCGGGTCTGTTTCTCGTCGCGGCCGTCGACGTGCCGTATCAACTCTACTCGCACGCGAAGAAGCTGCGCATGAGCAAAGAAGAAGTGAAGCGCGAGCACAAGGAAAGCGAAGGCGATCCGCACATCAAGGGCAAGATTCGCCAGCAGCAGCGCGCGGCCGCACGCCGCCGGATGATGCAGGCGATTCCGACCGCCGACGTGATCGTGACGAACCCGACGCACTTCGCCGTCGCGCTGAAATACGCCGATGGCGAGATGCGCGCGCCGAAGGTCGTCGCGAAGGGCGTGAACCTCGTCGCGGGGCGTATCCGCGAACTGGGCCGCGAGCACAACGTGCCGCTGCTCGAAGCGCCGCCGCTGGCGCGCGCGCTGTATCACAACGTCGAGATCAACCGCGAGATTCCGGGCGCGCTGTATGGCGCGGTCGCGCAAGTGCTGGCGTGGGTGTATCAGCTCAAACGCTACAAGGAAGACGGCGGCACGAAGCCGGACGATCCGACCGATCTCGACGTGCCGAAAGAACTCGACAAAGGCGGCGTTTCCGACGCCGACGCCGACCGCGAAGCCGCAGAGGCTCTCGGCGGCGACAACCCTGACCAAGGAGCCGCCGCATGAACGCGCGCGCTGGATTTTTCGCCAAACGACCCGACGCGCTGGGTACGCAGAACTTGCGGGCGCTCGCCGGCCCGATCCTGATCTGCATGATCTTGGGCATGATGATTCTGCCCTTGCCGGCGTTCCTGCTGGATCTGCTGTTCACGTTCAACATCGCGCTGTCGGTGATGGTGCTGCTCGTCAGCATGTACACGCAAAAGCCGCTCGACTTCGCGGCGTTCCCGAGCGTGCTGCTGTTCTCGACGCTGCTGCGGCTTTCGCTTAACGTTGCCTCGACGCGTATCGTGCTGCTCGAAGGCCACACCGGCCCGGACGCGGCGGGTCAGGTGATCGAATCGTTCGGGCACTTTCTCGTCGGCGGGAATTTCGCGGTCGGTATTGTCGTGTTCGTGATTCTGATGATCATCAACTTCATGGTGATCACGAAGGGCGCGGGACGTATCGCGGAAGTGGGCGCGCGCTTCACGCTCGACGCGATGCCCGGCAAGCAGATGGCCATCGACGCCGACCTGAACGCCGGCCTCATCAACGAGGAAACCGCGAAGAAGCGCCGCCAGGCCGTCGCGCAGGAAGCCGAGTTCTACGGCTCGATGGACGGCGCGAGCAAGTTCGTGCGCGGCGATGCGATCGCGGGCCTCTTGATCATGGTGATCAACGTGGTCGGCGGGTTGATTGTCGGCATGCTCCAGCACGACATGGACTTCGGCCACGCGGCGACCAACTACACGCTGCTGACGATCGGCGACGGCCTCGTCGCGCAGATTCCGTCGCTCATCATTTCGACGGCGGCGGGCGTGATCGTGTCGCGCGTCGCGACCGAGGAAGATATCGGCACGCAGCTGACCGGGCAACTGTTCCAGAACCCGCGCGTGTTGATGATTACGGGCGTGATCATCGGCATCATGGGGCTGATTCCGGGCATGCCGCATTTTGCGTTCATGCTGCTCGGCGGCGGGCTCATCTACGCCGCGCGCACGATGAACAAGCGCGCCGAAGCAAAGAAGAAAGCAGGCTCGATCACCGATGTCACGCCGCTCGCCTCGGCTGCGGCGGCGACCGCGGAGAACGCGGAAGCGAGCTGGGAAGATGTCGCGCTGATCGATCCGCTCGGGCTGGAAGTGGGCTACCGGCTGATTCCGCTCGTCGACAAGAACGCCGATGGCGAACTGCTCAAGCGCATCAAGGGCATCCGCAAGAAGTTCGCGCAGGAAATCGGCTTTCTGCCGCCGGTCATTCATATTCGCGACAATCTCGAATTGCGGCCGAACGGTTATCGCATTGCGCTGAAGGGCGTGGAAGTGGGCGTCGGCGAAGCGTTCCCGGGCCAGTGGCTCGCGATCAATCCGGGGCAGGTGTCGGCGGCGCTGCCGGGCACGCAGACGCAGGACCCGGCGTTCGGCTTGCCGGCGGTGTGGATCGATACGAACCTGCGCGAGCAGGCGCAGGTGTATGGCTATACCGTCGTCGATGCGAGTACGGTCGTCGCGACGCATTTGAATCATCTCGTAGTGACGCACGCCGCCGAACTGCTCGGCCGGCAGGAAGTGCAGGCGCTGCTCGAACGCATCGGCAAGGACACGCCTTCGCTCACGGAAGATCTGGTGCCGAAGGTGCTGTCGCTCACGACCTTGCAAAAGGTGCTGCAGAACCTGCTCGACGAAAGCGTGCCGATCCGCGACATGCGCACGATTCTCGACGCGCTCCAGGAGCACGCGCCGCGCATGGCCGATCCGTACGATCTCACTGGCGCCGTGCGTCTCGCGCTCGGTCGCGCGATCACGCAGCAGTGGTATCCGGGCAGCGACGATCTACAGGTGATGGGCCTCGATCCGACGCTGGAGCGGGTGCTGTCGCAGGCGCTGTCGACCGGAACGAATCCGGGGCTCGAACCGGGGCTGGCGCAAACGCTGATGACGTCGACGCAGAACGCGATGATGCGTCAGCAGAATCTGGGCTTGCCGCCGGTGCTGCTGGTGCAGCATTCACTGCGCGCCATGCTTGCGCGCTTCCTGCGGCGGAGCCTGCCGCAGTTGAAGGTGCTGTCGTATGCGGAAGTGCCGGATACGCGGAATGTGAAGGTGGTGAATCTGATTGGGGGGTGATTGCGGCGGTGCCGGTTCCTGATTTCGCTCTGTTCGGATTCGCATCGACACCTTGCAGCATTGTTTGCTCCGCATGACATTCATATCGTCATGCTAAGCAAAGTCGATGCGTTCAGACATCCGCCAGACGGACGACTTGCGCCGAACCCCGATCCGACGCAAGCCGCAACGACTCAACACTCCACAATATTCACCGCCAACCCGCCGCGCGACGTTTCCTTGTACTTGGTCTTCATATCCGCGCCGGTTTCGCGCATGGTCTTGATGACCGAATCCAGCGAAACGTAGTGCGAGCCGTCGCCGCGCATCGCCATGCGCGCGGCATTGACCGCCTTGACCGAGCCCATCGCGTTCCGCTCGATGCACGGAATCTGCACCATTCCACCCACCGGATCGCACGTCAGCCCGAGGTTGTGCTCCATGCCGATTTCCCCCGCGTTCTCCACCTGCGCAGGCGTGCCGCCGAGCACCGCGGCGAGCGCGCCCGCCGCCATCGAACACGCGACGCCGACTTCGCCCTGACAGCCCACTTCCGCACCCGAGATCGACGCGTTCATCTTGTACAGAATGCCGATTGCCGCCGCCGTCAGCAGGAAGTCGATCACGCCCTGTTCGTTCGATCCCGGCACGAAGCGATCGTAGTAATGCAGCACCGCCGGAACGATGCCCGCCGCGCCGTTGGTCGGCGCCGTCACGACGCGCCCGCCCACCGCGTTCTCTTCATTCACCGCGATCGCGTAGAGATTGATCCAGTCGATCATCGACAACGGATCGCGCAGCGCCTGCTCCGGCTTTTCCGCCAGCGCCTTGTACAACAGCGGCGCGCGGCGCTTCACCTGGAACGGCCCCGGCAAATGCCCTTCGGCTTCCGGATTGCCGATGCCGCAACCACGCGCGACGCAATCCTGCATGACGTCCCAGATGCGCAGCAGCCCGCTGCGGATTTCGTCCTCGCTGCGCCAGACGCGCTCGTTCTCCCACATCAGCTGCGCAATCGACTTGCCGGATTCGGCGCACATCTTCATCAACTCGTCGCCGGTCAGGAACGGATACGGCAAGTGCTCGTGTGCGCTCAGGACCGCCGTGTTCGCCGCGCCCGCCGTCACGACGAAGCCGCCGCCCACCGACAGATATGTCGCCTCGCGCAGCAATGCGCCGCTCGAATCGAATGCGTGCAGCTTCATGCCGTTGGGATGCTCCGGCAGCGCCTGCCGGTAGAACGCAATGTTCTCCTTCAGCGTGAACGGGATCTTGTGCTCGCCGAGCAGCGCGAGCGTCTTCGATGCGCGAACCTGCTCCAGCCTCGGAA
It encodes the following:
- a CDS encoding L-serine ammonia-lyase; its protein translation is MAVSVFDLFKIGIGPSSSHTVGPMRAALMFAQGLGRDGLLDAVASVKCELYGSLGATGKGHGTDRGVMLGLMGDAPDTVDAHTIVPRLEQVRASKTLALLGEHKIPFTLKENIAFYRQALPEHPNGMKLHAFDSSGALLREATYLSVGGGFVVTAGAANTAVLSAHEHLPYPFLTGDELMKMCAESGKSIAQLMWENERVWRSEDEIRSGLLRIWDVMQDCVARGCGIGNPEAEGHLPGPFQVKRRAPLLYKALAEKPEQALRDPLSMIDWINLYAIAVNEENAVGGRVVTAPTNGAAGIVPAVLHYYDRFVPGSNEQGVIDFLLTAAAIGILYKMNASISGAEVGCQGEVGVACSMAAGALAAVLGGTPAQVENAGEIGMEHNLGLTCDPVGGMVQIPCIERNAMGSVKAVNAARMAMRGDGSHYVSLDSVIKTMRETGADMKTKYKETSRGGLAVNIVEC